A region of the Cryptomeria japonica unplaced genomic scaffold, Sugi_1.0 HiC_scaffold_182, whole genome shotgun sequence genome:
ACTTACTCTGACGTATCGAAAAGAGCAACAACTCTGGaagtatattattataatattacaagGATTGGTGATTTAATATACGGAGTGAAGATGAATTAGTCATAAGGTTTGGGCTATATAAAGCTTGTAATGGGCTTGTAACACACATTCATATCCTTCTGAGCTCTTGTACTATCTGCGTTTCTATTATAATGGCTAACCGAATGATTTACTTCACACTGGGACTTTTTCTGTTGATATGTTGTTACAGCGACAGGGTCATGGCAGGGGATTCCGATCCCTTGCAAGATTTCTGCGTTGCAGATGAGGAAAGCAAAGGTGAGTAAAAAACTTTATACATAAACAATGGTAATGATTTGCTTATTAGACGAGTCGAGTTAGtaatagattgatttgattttgcTTTAAACAGTTTTGGTGAACGGGTTCGTTTGCAAAGACCCAATGCAAGTTTCAGCAGACGACTTCTTCTTCCGGGGACTTGGGCAGGCAGGGAACACCGACAATGATGTGGGCTCCAACGTAACGATGGCGAACGTTAAACAGATACCAGGCCTCAATACGTTGGGAATATCGTTGGTCCGCATCGACTACGCAgtgggtggaataaatcctcctcacacacacccaagagccaccgaagttcttgttttactggaaggccagcttcttgtgggtttcattgacaccaacaacaagtttttcagcaaaacgttggagaagggagatgtgtttgtgtttccaaaggcacttgtgcatttccagcagaatgtggggCATGAAAATGCGGTGGCCATATCTGCATTGAGCAGCCAGCTTCCGGGAGTTCAGACAATCGCCAACTCTCTGTTTGCAGCGGATCCTCCTCTCCCAGATTCCGTATTGGCCAAGGCCTTCCGCATCACACAGGAAGTTGTGGATTACATTCAGAAGAAATTGGCATAAGAATTTGCTGTGTTctatcaaacaaaacaatcaagaGGGGACCAAGTCTTTCCCAAATTCTTTTTCCTTGCCGTTCAATAAAACAATCTTTCTAGAGTTATTGCCGTCCTCTTCTGCTATTCATAGCATCTGTTTTGAACATGACTATATCCTCCGCATAttccaaagatgaaggattaattTGAAGCATCTGAAGGCATTTATGAATATTTTATACAAGAGCATCCTTGTATTAGGTATACATTCATTTGCAACATGTTAACAATATATTCTTTAACATAAATATtgcaggaacaacaacaaacaaagtgcTTGACTTGGATAGAATGAGTAACACTATAATTCTTGCATGCCAATCTGTCAAGGGTGTTCTTTAACATAGTCTTAACCTCATTTTAGCTCTGACATAAAAGGTGAATGGTTTGGAAGTAGGAAATAGTTATTGGGAAATATAATTAGTAGTTGTTCTTCAAATCACCCTCACAATCATCCAATGCTTCAAGACTCCCCATCAAAGAAGTCATTCCAGAAGGTTAGGGACTCTCCTCAAGATAAGAATGATTGCTCTAATAAATGTAGTATACCTTCGATGGAATGCAACACGGTTTCATTATGTCTAAATTCCAAGAAAATCCGTAGAACTAGAATATCCATTGCATCCAATATCGCAATATTTGATCGGGGATAATATGATAACCTTGACACATATCACACCTATTCTTACATCAATCTACCTACATAAGGGTTATGATTGAGGGGCCTCTTGTATTAAACATTTCTAATaagttggaatgacatggaaaatctaagacagtgaagaTAGATTATTGATAATAACACAATTCATTTACATGGTGTTAATTAATTTATGGCCTCCCAAAATAAGCTTTTCTAAATCTCCCCTAATTCATTCCTACGTTATAATAAATATGTCACTGTGGATGTTATGTATGAAGATCTAAATACTAAAGGGAAAAAGGATAATGCTCATGTTGATTTTAAAAACTTTGTATgtaatattaaaaatatgattagttgaaaaatttagcaatatattACCTTGCTCAATCATAAACTCCCAGATCGGttacaaaaaaaattcctcaaaccatttcctccttgtataagcatttctatagatcatcaaatatgatAACCAATAATTTAACCATAGGTTTCCTATCAAAGCAAATGCAAATCTGCATATGTGAATAAGCACAATAGGATAGGAAAATATTGTTGTCGTAGGCCATGTATGTTTCATGCTGGAAAAATATTATTGTTGCAAGCCTAAGAGGTGCATAAAGGAGCTCCTTGGATCCATGGATATGCAGGTGTAAGTTTGAGAAATATGTGAAGGCGGAAGGATATTTTCATATTGAAGCCATTTGCTAATTGATATGAGGAAGACAAAAGTGTCGTCATATTGAGAAGTTGTCAATTACACTGTAATGAAGAATAAGATAATAGATATAACTGATACATTATCGGTGAGATATGTCAATTTtataatcttctatttttcctatgTATTTTTAGGGCTTCAAATGAATAAAGCTTCATATATAGCCCCTCTAGCGATCAGTTCATTGTGAAGCTTAAAAGCCTCTTCCGTCATGCCTTGGATGTCTATACCTCAAATAATCTAGTAATATGAGAAGTTTCATTGCGCTTGCATCCATCTCCAACTGTATCGATCAATATATTAATTATCAAGCCCATTCTACATTGTTCACATAGATAACAAATAAGGCTATTGTAAGATGACACATTGCTCTGATAGATTGTGCTTATGATCTTTTCTTTAGCATGTCTAATGCCACATATGTGATCCCTTGCCTACGCAAATAGGGAGTCAATGAGGTATAAGTAATTACTTGATCATGTTCCACGAGGATTCTATTTATTCACCGGGTTTCTCGTCTCTCTATGAAAGATTCGCACGTCAATCATATGAGTCCTGCAAATAGTGGTGGTTCGGGAATCTAAATAGATTTAAACACTAGCACAAATAATTCATGACATTCACTAAACCTAGGGTTCTCTCTCAAGGTCATTGTGGTTAATGCTACACCAAAATAGAATAATGTGGCTTTGGTTATTTATGTACAAGATTCaagttgggaaaatccaaaatattggAAAATGTAGACAAAATGCATGACCCAATGGTGAGCAATATCTccgatattttttatgttttgcaagaacttgagttaTTGTTCATTATTTGAGTAAGTGGTCTTAATAGCATGCATCCAAATAAAAGAGAGTGATTGCAAATTCTAGAATTGAGGTAgatcttcaaaggaaaggacaaaacaATAGTGGACATGTTGCATCGAGTTGAGCCATGTGTGACCTTagatatccaaatttaaaaaatgtaaaagagaCAATTTACATTAAATGATATAGAACTCTAGATAACCAATAGATTTATTTGACTCACAAATTTGTCATTGAAGAGGTTTTAGGTCAATACAATACAACTAATTCAGGTCAATAATCTATTGTTGCAAGTCTTTACAAATATGATGTCATTTCCTATCACCGAGTCATCCATAGGTGATCATTCCTTTGGTTTTAGCTTGACGATCTATCTAGATCACATACCGGTTCCATAATTTGCATCGTAAGATCTTTTATATTGGTTCCATCATTCTAATATAT
Encoded here:
- the LOC131867735 gene encoding putative germin-like protein 2-1, which encodes MANRMIYFTLGLFLLICCYSDRVMAGDSDPLQDFCVADEESKVLVNGFVCKDPMQVSADDFFFRGLGQAGNTDNDVGSNVTMANVKQIPGLNTLGISLVRIDYAVGGINPPHTHPRATEVLVLLEGQLLVGFIDTNNKFFSKTLEKGDVFVFPKALVHFQQNVGHENAVAISALSSQLPGVQTIANSLFAADPPLPDSVLAKAFRITQEVVDYIQKKLA